The following coding sequences lie in one Mesorhizobium sp. DCY119 genomic window:
- a CDS encoding TonB-dependent siderophore receptor yields MTGISRRNFATFLLSSTAALAALWPMAASAQQADSAIVLDQVVVEGQTQDGSATGPVKGYVAKRTATGSKTNTPIEEIPQSVSVIGREEIDDQGAQKADEALRYTAGVFSQPFGPDSDTNWIFIRGFQATATGIYQDGLQQYSYAFGGVFVDSYNLERIEVLKGAASVLYGGSNPGGLINYVSKRPTGERLRTIETGVNDAGNVYLGFDIGDKASDVVDYRVSGRIAGGNTYSDFADGFRGSVSPSLTWKPDEQTSFTLLSNFTYIDEIHNGGAFLPYIGTVVDAPFGRIPRDANYTEPSLDSYLRKQASIGYEFEHTFDNDWTVRQNARYLHADISEVSLYPNGYASPTELARINFGHDTQVNSFLIDNQIQGKVQTGAIEHTILAGIDYKYYNIDQVQSSAIFGTTTPIDVLDPIYGVPQTPRVSYLNQDLKQSQLGLYVQDQLRFADGWLVTLNGRYDQVWTDAKNRPTFYAPTQNNTISSDDGEWSGRAGLAYEFDNGITPYASIATFFNPTIGTNAAGALFQPETGTQYEVGVKYVPTSFDGLFTVALFDLTRQNVLTADPNNIFAQVQTGEVRSRGIELEGKANVTDNLKVTAAFTAMDIQIRKDTNPAVIGKTPFIVPEQQASLSLDYTFDQDTALEGFSVGGGVRYVGSSWADNENTLKVPSATVFDAKLGYKKDNWGVDLNVTNVFDKAYVASCQTELSCGYAEGRSFKLKANVSW; encoded by the coding sequence ATGACGGGCATTTCCAGACGCAACTTTGCGACATTTCTCCTGAGCAGCACGGCAGCTCTTGCCGCGCTGTGGCCAATGGCAGCTTCGGCACAGCAGGCCGATAGTGCGATCGTCCTCGACCAGGTGGTCGTCGAGGGGCAGACGCAGGATGGCTCTGCCACCGGCCCGGTGAAAGGCTACGTCGCCAAGCGCACGGCGACCGGCTCCAAGACCAACACGCCGATCGAGGAAATCCCGCAATCGGTCTCCGTCATCGGCCGCGAAGAAATCGACGACCAGGGCGCACAGAAGGCCGACGAGGCGCTGCGCTATACGGCGGGCGTCTTCTCCCAGCCCTTCGGCCCGGACAGCGACACCAACTGGATTTTCATTCGCGGCTTCCAGGCGACCGCTACCGGCATCTATCAGGATGGCTTGCAGCAATACAGCTATGCCTTTGGCGGCGTCTTCGTCGACTCCTACAATCTGGAGCGCATCGAAGTGCTGAAGGGAGCCGCCTCGGTCCTCTATGGCGGCAGCAATCCGGGTGGCCTGATCAACTATGTCAGCAAGCGTCCGACCGGCGAGCGCCTTCGCACGATCGAAACCGGCGTGAACGACGCCGGCAACGTCTATCTCGGCTTCGACATCGGCGACAAGGCCAGCGACGTGGTCGATTACCGGGTGAGCGGCCGCATCGCCGGCGGCAACACCTATTCGGATTTCGCGGACGGATTTCGCGGCTCGGTTTCGCCAAGCCTGACCTGGAAGCCGGATGAACAGACCAGCTTCACTCTGTTGTCGAACTTCACCTATATCGACGAAATCCACAATGGCGGCGCCTTCCTGCCCTATATCGGCACCGTGGTCGATGCACCGTTCGGCCGCATCCCGCGTGACGCCAACTACACGGAGCCGAGCCTCGATTCCTATCTGCGCAAGCAGGCGTCGATCGGCTACGAATTCGAGCACACTTTCGACAATGACTGGACCGTGCGGCAGAACGCCCGCTACCTCCACGCCGACATCAGCGAAGTCAGCCTCTACCCCAACGGCTATGCCAGCCCCACCGAACTCGCCCGGATCAATTTCGGCCACGACACGCAGGTCAACAGCTTCCTCATCGACAATCAGATACAGGGGAAGGTGCAGACCGGCGCGATCGAGCACACGATCCTCGCCGGCATCGATTACAAATATTACAATATCGATCAGGTGCAGTCGTCGGCGATATTTGGCACGACCACGCCGATCGATGTTCTCGACCCCATCTACGGCGTGCCGCAAACCCCTCGCGTGAGTTACCTCAACCAGGATCTCAAGCAGAGCCAGCTCGGCCTCTATGTTCAGGACCAATTGCGCTTCGCAGACGGCTGGCTGGTCACGCTCAACGGGCGTTATGACCAGGTGTGGACCGACGCCAAGAACCGTCCCACATTCTACGCACCGACGCAGAACAACACGATCAGCAGTGATGATGGCGAGTGGTCCGGTCGTGCCGGTCTGGCCTACGAGTTCGACAACGGCATCACGCCCTATGCCAGCATCGCCACGTTCTTCAATCCTACCATCGGCACTAACGCGGCTGGTGCGCTTTTCCAGCCGGAAACCGGCACGCAATATGAGGTCGGCGTCAAATATGTGCCGACATCCTTCGACGGCCTCTTCACCGTCGCCTTGTTCGACCTGACCCGGCAGAATGTTCTGACTGCCGATCCAAACAATATCTTCGCGCAAGTCCAGACGGGTGAGGTCCGCTCACGCGGCATCGAACTCGAAGGCAAGGCAAACGTCACTGACAATCTGAAGGTGACGGCGGCATTCACCGCAATGGACATTCAGATAAGAAAAGACACGAATCCGGCAGTAATCGGCAAGACGCCCTTCATCGTGCCGGAGCAGCAGGCATCGCTCAGCCTCGACTACACTTTCGACCAGGATACTGCACTGGAAGGCTTCAGCGTCGGCGGCGGCGTGCGCTATGTCGGCTCGTCCTGGGCCGATAACGAGAACACCTTGAAAGTGCCGTCGGCAACCGTCTTCGACGCCAAGCTCGGCTACAAGAAGGACAATTGGGGTGTCGACCTCAACGTCACCAACGTCTTCGACAAGGCCTATGTGGCGAGCTGCCAGACGGAGCTCTCCTGCGGCTATGCCGAAGGGCGATCGTTCAAGCTGAAGGCCAATGTCAGCTGGTAA
- a CDS encoding iron-siderophore ABC transporter substrate-binding protein, translated as MPLPARGSGRRVAAIDWAVLETALALGVVPVAATELIQFRKIVVEPEVPESVADIGLRGTPNYELLRTLAPDLILSSNFYEGQRGSLERIAPVFSVPVYVPGTPPYALAEEATRALGKALGYETEADRLIAESADQIAGLRQALAEYADRPVFVVSIGDARHFRAFGADSMPGDVLARLGFENAWKDATSYSAAAPVGIEALARVPEASLVIVSPVPPEARWTLGESALWQALPMVREGRVATIEPVNHFGGLPSARRFARLFGEAMLARKATANG; from the coding sequence ATGCCGCTTCCTGCGCGTGGATCCGGCAGGCGCGTCGCGGCGATCGACTGGGCCGTCCTGGAAACAGCGCTTGCGCTCGGCGTCGTGCCGGTCGCTGCGACCGAACTCATCCAGTTCCGCAAGATCGTGGTGGAGCCGGAGGTTCCCGAAAGCGTCGCGGACATCGGCCTGCGCGGCACGCCGAATTACGAATTGCTGCGCACTCTGGCGCCAGACCTCATCCTCAGCTCCAATTTCTACGAAGGCCAGCGCGGCAGCCTGGAGCGCATCGCGCCGGTGTTTTCCGTGCCGGTCTATGTGCCGGGCACGCCACCTTATGCACTCGCCGAAGAAGCCACGCGCGCGCTCGGCAAAGCGCTTGGCTACGAGACGGAGGCCGACAGGCTGATCGCCGAAAGCGCCGACCAGATCGCAGGCCTGCGCCAGGCACTTGCCGAATATGCCGACCGCCCGGTCTTCGTCGTCAGCATCGGCGACGCACGCCATTTCCGCGCCTTCGGTGCCGATTCGATGCCGGGCGACGTGCTTGCGCGGCTCGGCTTCGAAAACGCCTGGAAGGACGCCACCAGCTATTCCGCCGCCGCACCCGTCGGCATCGAGGCGCTGGCGCGCGTGCCCGAGGCATCGCTGGTCATCGTCTCGCCGGTGCCGCCCGAAGCGCGCTGGACGCTCGGTGAAAGCGCGCTGTGGCAGGCGCTGCCAATGGTCCGCGAAGGCCGCGTGGCGACGATCGAACCGGTCAACCATTTCGGCGGCCTGCCGTCAGCGCGGCGTTTTGCCCGGTTGTTCGGCGAAGCGATGCTCGCACGCAAGGCGACTGCAAATGGCTGA
- the fhuB gene encoding Fe(3+)-hydroxamate ABC transporter permease FhuB, whose product MAERATFALRPPLLWGALAVLAAGLLGVQVSSHLATARISAPDIAALDNVILFYSVLPRAAVALIAGAALGLSGLLLQRVLRNPLAEPSTLGVAAGAQLAMAAATLYAPVLMENAREGVALAGGITAVALILALTWRRGLEPVSVVLAGMMVALTATAASAALILANGEYMFSLFIWGGGALAQQSWGPTIDIAIRLVLAAIAATLLLRPLTILGLDDANARSLGVALHATRLLVIAIAVWLATTVTAQVGVIGFVGLAAPALAHLSGARSPREKLIAAPLIGAILLWLADGLVQLFAGGGGERVPTGAATALLGGPLLLWLLPRLRMFEWPAINARQQISRRTHRPFILLAALALCTLAFAGIALAVGRDPAGWSLATGDLLADLLPWRAPRVVIAAAAGAMLAAAGTILQRVTGNPLASPEILGVGTGAGVGLAAVLFLFAAPGLDIQLAGSAVGAIAVLAAMLVIAGRSGFGPERLLLAGVAMGALCSAVLTAIIATGNMQAFSLLRWLSGSTNQATPDQAWFAVLATVLLLAPLPLMARWLEILPLGSTTTQALGLPARGSQIALTLAAGLLTATASLFVGPLSFIGLIAPHLARLIGLVRVLPHLAGAILIGAALMILSDWLSRMAAFPYQLPLGLFASLLGGPYLVWLLGRGHSQN is encoded by the coding sequence ATGGCTGAGCGCGCAACGTTCGCCTTGCGGCCGCCGCTGCTCTGGGGCGCTCTCGCCGTGCTGGCAGCCGGCCTGCTCGGCGTGCAGGTTTCAAGCCATCTTGCGACAGCCCGCATCTCCGCGCCCGACATTGCCGCCCTCGACAACGTCATCCTGTTCTACAGCGTGCTGCCACGCGCCGCCGTCGCTCTCATAGCTGGGGCCGCACTCGGTCTTTCCGGCCTGCTGTTGCAGCGCGTGCTGCGCAACCCGCTGGCCGAGCCTTCGACGCTCGGCGTTGCGGCGGGCGCGCAACTGGCGATGGCGGCGGCAACCCTCTATGCGCCGGTGCTGATGGAGAATGCCCGCGAAGGGGTAGCGCTGGCAGGCGGCATCACGGCCGTCGCGCTCATCCTGGCGCTGACATGGCGACGCGGGCTCGAGCCCGTCTCGGTGGTGCTGGCCGGCATGATGGTGGCGCTGACGGCCACGGCTGCAAGTGCTGCGCTCATCCTCGCCAATGGCGAATACATGTTCTCGCTGTTCATCTGGGGCGGTGGCGCGCTTGCCCAGCAAAGCTGGGGGCCGACGATCGACATCGCCATCCGGCTCGTGCTGGCCGCAATCGCGGCAACCCTGCTTCTGCGCCCGCTCACCATTCTCGGGTTGGACGACGCCAATGCCCGCAGCCTCGGCGTCGCCCTGCACGCGACGCGTTTGCTTGTCATCGCCATTGCCGTTTGGCTGGCAACGACGGTGACGGCGCAGGTCGGCGTCATCGGTTTCGTCGGGCTTGCCGCGCCGGCGCTCGCCCATCTCAGCGGCGCGCGTTCGCCGCGCGAGAAGCTGATCGCCGCGCCCCTCATCGGCGCGATCCTGCTGTGGCTGGCCGACGGGCTGGTGCAGCTTTTCGCGGGCGGTGGCGGCGAGCGGGTGCCAACCGGTGCCGCGACAGCACTTCTCGGCGGACCGCTGCTGTTGTGGCTGCTGCCGCGCCTCAGGATGTTCGAATGGCCAGCTATCAATGCACGGCAGCAGATATCGCGCCGGACACATCGGCCATTCATCCTGCTCGCAGCTCTCGCTCTGTGCACATTGGCCTTTGCCGGCATCGCACTCGCCGTCGGCCGCGACCCGGCCGGCTGGAGCCTCGCGACCGGCGATCTCCTTGCCGACCTGTTGCCGTGGCGTGCGCCGCGCGTGGTGATAGCGGCTGCCGCAGGTGCCATGCTGGCCGCTGCCGGCACGATCCTGCAGCGCGTCACCGGCAATCCGCTTGCCAGCCCCGAAATCCTTGGCGTCGGCACCGGCGCTGGTGTTGGTCTCGCCGCCGTGCTTTTCCTGTTCGCCGCGCCCGGTCTCGATATCCAGCTGGCCGGGTCGGCTGTGGGCGCCATCGCGGTTCTGGCGGCGATGCTGGTCATCGCCGGCCGCAGCGGCTTCGGCCCGGAGCGCCTGCTGCTTGCCGGTGTCGCCATGGGCGCGCTGTGCAGCGCCGTGCTCACCGCCATCATCGCCACCGGCAACATGCAGGCGTTCAGCCTGCTGCGCTGGCTCAGCGGCTCGACCAATCAGGCGACGCCGGACCAGGCATGGTTCGCAGTGCTTGCCACCGTCCTGCTGCTGGCTCCGCTGCCGCTGATGGCGCGCTGGCTGGAAATACTGCCGCTCGGCTCGACAACGACGCAGGCGCTTGGCCTGCCCGCGCGCGGCAGCCAGATCGCGCTGACGCTCGCTGCCGGCCTGCTGACGGCAACCGCCTCGCTGTTCGTCGGCCCGCTCAGCTTCATCGGGCTGATCGCGCCGCATCTGGCGCGGCTCATCGGTCTTGTCCGCGTGCTGCCGCATCTGGCCGGCGCGATCCTCATCGGGGCAGCACTTATGATCCTTTCCGACTGGCTGTCGCGCATGGCGGCCTTCCCCTACCAGCTGCCGCTAGGCTTGTTCGCCTCGCTGCTCGGCGGTCCCTACCTCGTCTGGCTGCTCGGCAGAGGCCACAGCCAGAACTGA
- a CDS encoding siderophore-interacting protein, translated as MKNEPIFKASARVLLTAPGDVMKRLCDHMAEHGDVSFSDRKARIDTFYGSAALEAHDDALTLHAEGDDEVNFAYVKLSLAEHLLEFAPGENPSIIWSGDSFAGAPLPYFREMRVVRAHSVTPHMRRVTLAGENLARFETGGLHIRLLFPPKGVETPQWPVTGEDGRPSWPKGTERPQARVYTIRAIDAAKGEVEIDMVLHEGADTPGATFAANAVAGDIVGMTGPGGGWIEEANWHLLAGDETALPAIARILEHLPETARVTALIEVADATEEQPLPTSAKLDLRWLHRNGAQAGTTTLLEDAIRAVEWPAAEDGKRVYAWVGCEHKAFRAIRKYLRSERKLAREDHLVVAYWRRGFDGDNARNEE; from the coding sequence ATGAAAAACGAACCGATCTTCAAGGCCTCCGCCCGCGTCCTCCTGACCGCGCCGGGCGACGTCATGAAAAGGCTTTGCGACCACATGGCCGAGCATGGCGACGTTTCTTTCAGCGACCGCAAGGCGCGCATCGACACGTTCTACGGCTCCGCCGCTCTCGAGGCGCATGACGATGCGCTGACCCTTCATGCCGAGGGCGACGACGAGGTCAACTTTGCCTATGTGAAGCTGTCACTGGCCGAGCACCTGCTGGAATTCGCACCGGGCGAAAATCCTAGCATCATATGGTCCGGCGACAGCTTTGCCGGTGCGCCCCTGCCCTATTTCCGCGAAATGCGCGTCGTTCGCGCGCACAGCGTCACCCCGCATATGCGGCGCGTGACGCTTGCCGGCGAAAACCTTGCCCGTTTCGAGACCGGCGGCCTGCATATTCGGCTGCTGTTTCCGCCCAAGGGCGTCGAGACGCCGCAATGGCCGGTGACCGGCGAAGACGGCCGCCCAAGCTGGCCCAAGGGCACGGAGCGCCCGCAGGCGCGCGTCTACACCATCCGCGCCATCGATGCAGCGAAGGGCGAAGTCGAGATCGACATGGTCCTTCATGAAGGCGCGGACACGCCCGGCGCGACATTCGCCGCTAACGCCGTTGCCGGCGACATCGTCGGCATGACCGGTCCGGGCGGCGGCTGGATCGAGGAGGCCAATTGGCATCTGCTGGCCGGCGACGAGACCGCACTTCCGGCCATCGCCCGCATTCTCGAGCATCTGCCTGAGACCGCCAGGGTCACCGCACTGATCGAGGTCGCCGACGCAACGGAAGAACAGCCACTGCCGACATCCGCGAAGCTCGACCTGCGCTGGCTGCACCGCAATGGCGCGCAAGCCGGCACGACCACGCTGCTGGAAGACGCCATCCGCGCGGTGGAATGGCCGGCTGCCGAGGACGGCAAGCGCGTCTACGCCTGGGTCGGCTGCGAGCACAAGGCCTTCCGCGCCATCCGCAAATATCTGCGCAGCGAGCGCAAGCTTGCCCGGGAAGATCACCTCGTCGTGGCCTATTGGCGGCGCGGTTTCGATGGTGACAATGCGAGGAATGAAGAATAA
- a CDS encoding ABC transporter ATP-binding protein: MLRRFFSYYKPYKGLFILDFCCAVLSGLLELGFPMAVKLFVDELLPSQEWTWIIAASAALLVIYFVNTGLMAVVVYWGHMLGINIETEMRRKSFDHLQKLSFRFYDNHKTGHLVARVTKDLEEIGEVAHHGPEDLFIAVMTFFGAFALMFTVNAKLALITAAIVPVVAWVTSHYGARMTRNWQALYGRVGDFNVRIEENVGGMRVVQAFANEDHERSLFARDNANYRRTKLDAYKIMAASTSLSYMSMRLIQLVVMIAGSYLVLTGELSNGGFVGFLLLVNVFFRPIDKINSVIETYPKGIAGFQRYTALLDTEPDIADAPDAIVAPQLTGEIRYQGVTFGYSGERPILRGIDLTIEAGKTVAFVGPSGAGKTTICSLLPRFYEVDGGMITIDGIDIRSMTLASLRGQIGIVQQDVFLFGGTIRENIAYGRLDASEGEIIEAARRARLGEMIDAMPLGFDTVIGERGVKLSGGQKQRLAIARMFLKNPPILILDEATSALDTQTEREIQQSLSELSQGRTTLVIAHRLATIRNADRIVVVDDTGIAEQGPHEELVAKRGLYSRLHKAQHGN, translated from the coding sequence ATGCTTCGCCGATTTTTCTCCTACTACAAGCCCTATAAAGGGCTGTTCATCCTCGACTTCTGCTGCGCGGTCCTTTCGGGCCTGCTGGAGCTTGGCTTTCCGATGGCGGTAAAGCTCTTCGTCGACGAGCTTCTGCCATCGCAGGAATGGACGTGGATCATCGCCGCCTCGGCAGCCCTCCTGGTGATCTATTTCGTCAACACCGGCTTGATGGCGGTGGTGGTCTATTGGGGCCACATGCTGGGCATCAACATCGAGACGGAGATGCGCCGCAAGAGCTTCGACCATCTGCAGAAACTCTCCTTCCGCTTCTACGACAACCACAAGACCGGCCATCTGGTCGCCCGCGTCACCAAGGATCTGGAGGAGATCGGCGAGGTCGCCCATCACGGACCGGAAGACCTGTTCATCGCAGTCATGACCTTCTTCGGCGCCTTCGCGCTGATGTTCACGGTCAATGCGAAGCTCGCCCTGATCACGGCGGCGATCGTGCCGGTGGTCGCCTGGGTGACCAGCCACTACGGCGCCCGCATGACGCGCAACTGGCAGGCGCTCTACGGTCGCGTCGGCGATTTCAACGTCCGCATCGAGGAAAATGTCGGCGGCATGCGCGTCGTCCAGGCCTTCGCCAACGAGGACCATGAGCGCAGCCTGTTTGCCCGCGACAACGCCAACTACCGCCGCACCAAGCTCGACGCCTACAAGATCATGGCTGCGTCGACCTCGCTCAGCTACATGAGCATGCGGCTGATCCAGCTCGTCGTCATGATCGCCGGCAGCTATCTGGTGCTCACCGGCGAGCTCAGCAATGGCGGCTTCGTCGGCTTCCTGCTGCTGGTCAACGTGTTCTTCCGCCCGATCGACAAGATCAACTCGGTGATCGAGACCTACCCGAAAGGCATTGCCGGCTTCCAGCGCTACACCGCCCTGCTCGACACCGAGCCGGACATTGCCGACGCGCCGGACGCGATCGTGGCACCGCAATTGACCGGCGAAATCCGCTATCAGGGCGTCACCTTCGGCTACAGCGGCGAGCGGCCTATCCTCAGAGGTATCGACCTCACCATCGAAGCCGGCAAGACCGTCGCCTTCGTCGGCCCCTCGGGCGCCGGCAAGACCACCATCTGCTCCCTGCTGCCGCGCTTCTATGAGGTCGATGGCGGCATGATCACCATCGACGGCATCGACATCCGCTCGATGACGCTGGCCTCGCTGCGCGGCCAGATCGGCATCGTCCAGCAGGACGTGTTCCTGTTCGGCGGCACCATCCGCGAAAACATCGCCTATGGCCGCCTCGATGCCAGCGAAGGTGAGATCATCGAGGCGGCGCGGCGCGCACGCCTCGGCGAGATGATCGACGCCATGCCGCTCGGCTTCGATACGGTAATCGGCGAACGCGGCGTAAAACTTTCCGGCGGCCAAAAGCAGCGGCTGGCGATTGCCCGCATGTTCCTGAAGAACCCGCCGATCCTGATCCTCGACGAGGCGACCTCGGCGCTCGACACCCAGACCGAACGCGAGATCCAGCAATCGCTGTCGGAGCTTTCGCAAGGCCGCACGACACTGGTCATCGCCCACCGTCTGGCGACCATCCGCAACGCCGATCGCATCGTTGTCGTCGACGATACCGGCATTGCCGAACAGGGCCCGCATGAGGAGCTGGTGGCAAAGCGGGGGCTCTACAGCAGGTTGCACAAGGCCCAGCATGGAAACTGA
- the exbB gene encoding tonB-system energizer ExbB: protein MLRRLIFAAAIISSAAVCLPAAGLAQQEPVNPAPSAQPATPAPSAEPAPPAMTAPGATTAPAAPAQPQAAPEASSTPGAEAAAPAAEPSAVELNLPHDLSPWGMFMAADIVVKGVMIGLAFASLVTWTVWLAKSLELAGAVMRARRAVAIIVGARSLSEASRQLNGRGGAGALLLRAAEQEVEMSAAAIDHAKGDGLKERVSSRLSRIEAQAGRRMSRGTGVLATIGSTAPFVGLFGTVWGIMNAFIGISESQTTNLAVVAPGIAEALLATALGLVAAIPAVVIYNVFARSITGYRQVLADASAGVERLVSRDLDFRHLPVRAAA, encoded by the coding sequence GTGTTGAGACGTCTGATTTTTGCCGCCGCCATCATCTCCTCTGCGGCCGTGTGCCTCCCCGCTGCCGGCCTCGCCCAGCAGGAACCGGTCAATCCGGCCCCGTCGGCCCAGCCGGCAACGCCAGCCCCTTCGGCAGAGCCCGCACCGCCAGCCATGACCGCTCCAGGCGCAACGACAGCGCCGGCAGCCCCTGCGCAGCCACAGGCCGCGCCCGAGGCCTCCAGCACCCCCGGCGCGGAAGCCGCGGCTCCGGCAGCGGAACCGTCGGCAGTGGAATTGAACCTCCCGCATGACCTTTCGCCCTGGGGCATGTTCATGGCCGCCGACATCGTGGTCAAAGGCGTGATGATCGGCCTGGCCTTCGCCTCACTCGTCACCTGGACCGTGTGGCTGGCAAAGTCGCTGGAGCTGGCAGGTGCCGTCATGCGCGCCCGCCGTGCCGTTGCCATCATCGTTGGCGCGCGCAGCCTGAGCGAAGCCAGCCGCCAGCTGAACGGACGTGGCGGCGCAGGCGCGCTGCTGCTGCGTGCGGCCGAACAGGAAGTGGAAATGTCGGCCGCAGCCATAGACCACGCCAAAGGCGATGGCCTGAAGGAGCGCGTTTCCTCGCGCCTGTCGCGGATCGAGGCGCAGGCCGGCCGGCGCATGTCGCGCGGCACCGGCGTGCTCGCCACCATCGGCTCGACGGCACCCTTCGTCGGCCTGTTCGGCACCGTCTGGGGCATCATGAACGCCTTCATCGGCATCAGCGAATCGCAAACGACAAATCTCGCCGTCGTCGCGCCCGGCATTGCCGAAGCGCTGCTCGCGACCGCGCTCGGGCTGGTCGCCGCCATTCCTGCGGTTGTCATCTACAACGTCTTTGCCCGCTCGATCACCGGCTATCGGCAGGTACTGGCAGACGCGTCGGCGGGCGTTGAGCGGCTGGTCAGCCGCGATCTCGATTTCCGTCACCTGCCCGTAAGAGCAGCGGCGTAG
- the exbD gene encoding TonB system transport protein ExbD — protein sequence MAGKIRESFGDDLEENHEINVTPFIDVMLVLLIIFMVAAPLATVDINVDLPGSTATPAPRPEEPLFLTLKDDLSLAVGNEIVDRPAFGQTLDRLTKGDKETRIFLRADKVVGYGELMEVMNLLRNSGYLKIALVGLETLPAGEAPAAAQ from the coding sequence ATGGCCGGAAAAATCCGCGAGAGTTTTGGCGACGATCTCGAGGAAAACCACGAGATCAACGTTACGCCGTTCATCGACGTGATGCTCGTCCTCCTGATCATCTTCATGGTGGCGGCACCGCTCGCCACCGTCGACATCAATGTCGACCTGCCGGGCTCGACGGCCACGCCGGCACCCCGCCCGGAAGAGCCGCTGTTCCTGACGCTGAAGGACGATCTCAGCCTCGCAGTCGGCAATGAAATCGTCGACCGCCCCGCCTTCGGGCAGACGCTCGACCGGCTGACGAAAGGCGACAAGGAAACCCGCATCTTCCTGCGCGCCGACAAGGTCGTTGGCTATGGCGAACTGATGGAGGTGATGAATCTCCTGCGCAACAGCGGCTACCTCAAGATCGCTTTGGTCGGCCTGGAAACCTTGCCTGCCGGCGAGGCACCGGCAGCCGCGCAATGA
- a CDS encoding energy transducer TonB has protein sequence MTARADTHIAFPALPSLREFSLWAAAGLVVLTTHASVAYYLSTRPPELSTEAAEPAMMIELAPLPVSVPEEVEPENLVEEAPNQTIEPVDEQQEEVAETPVEEPVQPDEVEPIETPEPETATEAEPVEEIEPEVVEAITPEVAIPLPQPRPVVREEPKKPVEKKKEVVKKEKPAPKRQADVAEKETKPTEKRVVQRQASTAPSVSPAKWSSKVQAWIARRARRSSAKDTGTAQVTFRIDVSGNVVSARLARSSGSSELDQAAVDLIWRSSPVPAPPEPAFARNPISLPVKFQ, from the coding sequence ATGACGGCGCGGGCCGACACCCATATCGCCTTTCCGGCGCTGCCGAGCCTGCGGGAATTCAGCCTGTGGGCAGCAGCCGGTCTGGTGGTGCTGACCACGCACGCCTCCGTGGCCTATTATCTGTCCACCCGGCCGCCAGAGCTCAGCACCGAAGCAGCCGAGCCGGCGATGATGATCGAGCTCGCCCCGCTGCCCGTTTCTGTTCCGGAGGAAGTCGAGCCGGAGAATCTGGTCGAGGAAGCGCCCAACCAGACGATCGAACCGGTCGACGAGCAGCAGGAGGAAGTGGCCGAAACGCCGGTCGAAGAACCTGTCCAGCCCGACGAGGTGGAGCCCATTGAAACGCCTGAGCCGGAAACGGCGACCGAGGCCGAACCTGTTGAGGAAATCGAGCCGGAGGTCGTAGAGGCGATAACCCCGGAAGTGGCGATCCCCTTGCCGCAGCCTCGCCCTGTGGTCCGCGAAGAACCAAAGAAGCCGGTCGAGAAGAAAAAGGAAGTCGTCAAGAAGGAGAAGCCCGCGCCGAAGAGACAGGCAGACGTTGCCGAAAAGGAAACGAAGCCGACTGAAAAGCGCGTGGTTCAGAGACAGGCTTCCACGGCCCCAAGCGTCAGCCCGGCGAAGTGGTCATCGAAGGTGCAGGCGTGGATCGCGCGGCGTGCGCGAAGAAGCTCGGCCAAGGACACCGGCACAGCACAGGTGACGTTCAGGATCGACGTCAGCGGCAATGTCGTTTCGGCGAGGCTTGCCCGGTCGTCCGGAAGCAGCGAACTCGATCAGGCGGCGGTCGACCTGATATGGCGCTCCTCTCCAGTGCCGGCACCGCCGGAACCAGCCTTTGCCAGAAACCCGATTTCCCTCCCGGTGAAATTCCAGTGA